TTGTCGGGGATCACGTCCCGGGCTTCCTTCGCATCCTGAAACCTTATGGCCCCAGGCAGATGCCCCTGCCTGTACGCCTGCTCGCCCAGAACCTCGAGGAGCACCATCTCCTCTCCCCGATCCATCTTCTCTTTCAACCGCTCCCTGTCTATCGTCTTCATCTCTCACCACCCTGCAAGAGTCGACTCTCAACCTTTTTTCTTATACCCGACTACCGGGACCGCGTAAATCCACGTCAAACTCGCAGCCTGCAATCCCCCGCCCTTGAATCTCCATCCGTTCTGAATGTATAGTACATCTAAGTGTTTTTAGAATATAGTTTGAGAGGGTGTTTCCGGGAGGGGGCTGGAGGAATAGTGAGAGGTTGTTGTGTAGAAGGAGGGAGCGTATTTGCGAGCACTGATCTTCGACCTCGACGGCACGCTGGTCGACACGGTGTATGCTCACGTCTTCGCCTGGCAGCGGGCGTTTGCGGAGGTGGGGATCGCGATCGACGGGTGGCGCATACACCGCCGGATAGGGATGAGCGGCGGGCTCTTCACGCGGGCGGTGGCGCGGGAGATAGGGCGCAGGATGAGCCCCGAGGAGGTGGAGGCGCTGCAGCGGCGTCACGGGGAGCTCTTCGAGGAGTTTTTGCCCGAGAGGAGGCCGCTACCCGGTGCTGTCGAGCTGCTGAGGCACCTGAGGGAGAACGGGGTGGTGCACGGCATTGCCACCTCCGGGCGCCATCCTGAGATCGACGCGAGCCTCGAGGCCCTCGAGGTTGGGCCGGAGACGGTGGTCGTGCACAGCGGGGACGTCAGAAGAGCAAAGCCGGAGCCGGACCTCTTCCTCGCCTGCCAGAAGCGGCTCGGGGTCGAGAGCGCAGAGTGCTACGTGGTCGGAGACGCCGTGTGGGACCTGCTAGCGGCGAGGAGGGCCGGGATGCTCGGCATCGGGCTCCTGAGCGGCGGTTACGGCGAGGACGAGCTCATCCGGGCCGGGGCGTTCCGGGTCTGCCGAGACCCTGAGGATCTGCGCTGGGTGCTCGACGAACTCGGGGTGCTCGTCGGGGACATCCCGACTGGAGACTGATCCGCAGCTACATCACCTTCGACGCCCGCGGTGAGCGGGCCATGAGCGGCGGGGCAAAGGAGCTGGCGGGGTTGCTCGAACATCTGCACATCAGAAAGACACACGTCCTGAAGACCCAGCTCGGAGGTTTCGTCGCGCAGAGGCTCGCGCTAGAGAGGCCGGAGCCGGCCGGGCGGCTGATGCTCGTGAAATTCTGACGCACGGTCCAGCGCTGGATCGCGCCGTCTGCGTCTTCTGCCGCGGGAGCATAGGCATCACACAGAAGGCTCTGGCGCGGGGGGTGACCGTCTGCGTCGTACCGTTCGGACGAGACCAGCTCGAGGTCGCCCGGCACGTCGAGGTCGCGGGCGCCGGGAGTAGGCTACCCGCTTCCCGGTTGCGGCCAGACCGACTGCGGCAGGCGGTGAAAGGGCTGTACGGCCGGCGGTCGATGAAAGCGCTGATCGAGCGGAGGCTAACCGGGGACACCAGGAGGCCATAAGATCCAGACGATCAGATAGGTAGTTGTTATGTTTTATGGTTCTATAGATACTCTACGTCTCGGCGCGAGAAAGACCGCTACAGAGTCAATCATTCATCAGGCATCGCACCATGCCCGCCATGACCTCCACCGCCTGTTCGTCATCGAGCCCCTGCTGGCGCACGAGCGAGTACCAGGTCTGGAAGTCAAGCGCGTGAGCTATGGCGGCGAGTAGCAGTTGTCTCCGCTTGCCCTGCGCACCCCATCCGACGGAGAGAACGTCGCGCATCCTCTCCCAGTGCTGGAAGTACGGTTCGCTGAACTCGCGCGTTAGAGGATGTACCTGCCGGTCACGGATCACCCTGGCTATCATCCGTTCGGTGCGGCTGTGATAGGCGTATACCTCGGCCAGTGCGCTCCTCAACCGCTCTCCAGGATCCGCAACTCGGGTCCACGGTGAGGGATCGGGCAGTGGGTTGTCGGCGATCCAATGCTCCGTGCAGGCAGTGAAAAGCGCTCGCTCGTCCGGGAAGTGCCGGTAGACCGTGAGCCGCTCCACCCCCGCCTTCTCCGCGATCGCGCTGATGGTCGTCTGAGCCGGTCCGAGCGTCTCGTGTAACTCGACGGTCGCCTTGGTGATCCGCCGCCGAGTCTCCTCCTGCTTCTCCGCCCGCCGCTTTAGCTCGTATTTACGCGTCATCTCCGAGTCCAACGATTCAGTAAACAGGCTCGTATTTTGCCTTGACAGACGCTTCCAGTCAGGTTATTGTACTATCAAAATAAGTAAACAGTATCGTTTAATGAATTGGAGCTGTTTGGGTAGAGAAAAAACGAAGCGGAGCTTGCGGAGCTAGAGATCCATATTGGTGGGCCAGAGGGAAAGGAGTGGCGGATGATCGCCGAAAAGATTAGCGAGTTGGAGTTGATGGAGGTCTGGTACGAGGACGATCCGACGATGCGGATCAAGGTCACCTTCCCCTTCTTCCTGGGGAATGGGACCAAGAGCACAGCGGTCGTCTACTTCGAGATCAAGCCCGGATGCAGGCTCGGGACCCACACCGACAGCGCGGAGGAGATAATCCTGGTTCTGGAGGGAACGGCAGAGGTCTCTTTAGGAGATGAGCGGGGTCGGCTCTCTGCGGGCGAGATGGCGCTCGTGCCGGCCATGGTGCCGCACGGCTTGGGTAATGCGGGAGACGAGACGGTCCGGGTCGTCGGGTTCTTCTCCAGCAACGTGGTGGTGAGCACGTTCGACAGGCCGATGATGCCCTTCGGCCAACGGGTCGTCGGGACGCCGCCCGTCCTCGAAGAGGACCAGGTCGCCTCTGGGAACACCGGAGCCTAGAAGGAAGCGAACATGGCCCGCATAATGATCGTTCCCGCCGAAGAGGCCTGGGGGCTGCGCGGGCTCATCGCATGGATGGTCAAGCGCCAGTACGGCGGGGTGATCCTGGGGGCTTTGAGGTCTTGATGCCGGACCTCCGGTTGCTCCTTCCCGCCGGCTGGCTCTACAACCACCTCCACATGCGCAAATCCTCGCCCATGACCCGCCTGCAGCGCGAGATACTCTCGCCACGGTGGTCAACGGCCTCGTCGGCGGCGCTCCCTGACTGGGCCTGCACACGGCGGCCGTGCGCCGTCTGACGAAAGACGAACACCTGGGCATGGAATTCGCTACCACCTGGCCCACCTACGACCTGGATGAGAAACCCGGGCTCTGCTGGGCCACGCTAAGAAGCTCACCCAGAAGCCGGACATGGTAGAAGACGCCGACATCGAAGCCCTGCGGGGAGCAGGAGGGGACGAGGACGGCATCTACGAAGCGACGGCCCTGATCTCGCTGTTCAACTTCAGCGGGTGGATGGAGGCGGCTTCGGGCCTGCTACCTGATGAGATCCCGGAAGGCGTCCGTATGCCCGAAGCCATCCCTGAGAAGCACTGAGAATTGCCGCCGGTGAGTGATGGGGAAGGAAAGAGCCGAACCTGTTCTACTATCCAGACAGCGACGGGCAGAGGTTGTCCAGGAAGAGGCGCCTGACGAGCTCTCCGCGGCTCCGTACCCCCACCTTCTCGCAGGCGTTGGAGACGTGGTTCTGCACGGTGTACTCGGAGATGAAAAGCATCCGGGATATCTGGCGGGTGGAGAGGCCGCGCACGACGAGCTTGGCCACCTCCTCTTCGCGGGGGCTGAGGCCGTAGGCGGCTGCGTCGATCCAGGCCACCTCTTCGGGTCTGGACGGTGCGATGACGATCACCGTCTGCGCGGGCTGGCCGGGGACCGGTTCGGAGAGGGAACCGTAGAGCGTCAGCCAGTGTCCCGAGCGCGCCCGGATGCGGAGGCGCGGAACACCAGCCTTCTCCCGAGCGTTTTCGGGTCCTAGCGAGCGCTTCAGCGCGCCCACAATCATCCAGACCGCCGCTGGAAGCCCATCGCCTTCTCGCCAGTCGGGGCCGAGATCCTCGACTTCCCGCAGCCAGCGCTCCGCCGCCGGGGTATGCTGCACTACCTGCCCCTCGCGGTTGAGGGTCAGGACGCCCGGCACACCGTCTCCGTCTGGTTCGGCGGCGGCACGCAACCGGAGCATCGCGGCTTTCAGACCGGCCCCCAGGTGTGGAGAGATCCGGCGGAGGAGTACGACCTCGCGAGGGTCGAAGTCCGGGCGGTCACGTTCCCGAAAAAGGTCCATACCGCCCCAAATCTCGCGGCCCACGGTGCTGTCAAGGCTAACCTGGTAGCCCAGTCCCAGTGGACCAGTCACCTCCTGGTATCGTATAGAGCGTTCGAGTCTGCCCCCGGTGACCTCAGAGAGCAGAGACACCGGGTCTCTGCTCCTCGCCAGCCGGTTGTACCCGCTTGCGTAATCTTCGAAGTAGATGTTCTCGAAGAAGAGCCGCGCCTCCTTTTTACCCCCTATCCCCTTCTGTGCACCCTGCGTGATCAGCCTGCTCGGAGGATCGATTTTGTACATGCAGTAGGCATCGATCGGGATGGCCCGCCGCAAAGCCTCGGCCGTCGTGCGCAGCAACGTCATCCCATCCAGCCCGGCGCAGCAGAGACGCTTTACCTCGGTGAAGACCTGCTCTTCGAGGGTTGCCCTGGTACTCATGAGGCCCGGTTCTCCTGGTCGCTCGCTCCACAGCAGCATTATCACCTCCCTGCCCGCTACGGGGAATAGCAGATTTATGGGATATGCCTCTACCAAAAGCGGGGCTATGCTTCCCTGCAGGAGGCAGACGGATCCGCAGAGAGGAGATCGAGTTGTCCGCGAACGTCAAGTACCTGCCCGCCAACGGTGGTCGTGCCTTCGCCCACCTCGGCACCTCGCTCGTCTTCAAGGACGAGCCGGAGGAAAACGGCGACGCGTTGCTTTTGTTCGAGTGCCGGATGCCGGCGACAAACGGCGTGCCCCCGCATACCGAGCGCAACAACGAAGCCTTCTACGTACTGGAGGGGACGCTCGAGATCGAGGCCGACGGCGAGCGCTACCGGCTCGGCCCCGGCGACTTCCTCAGCATCCGCCCCGGCGTCCTGCATGCCCTGCACAATCCGGGACCCGGCTGGCTGCGGGCGCTGATGCTGACCTCGCCCGGAAGCCAGCATGTCCGCTTCTTCACAACCCTCGGCGAGCCGATCGACGACCCGCTCAACCCGCCGCAGCCGAGCGGGCCGCCC
This genomic stretch from Rubrobacter calidifluminis harbors:
- a CDS encoding rhodanese-like domain-containing protein is translated as MKTIDRERLKEKMDRGEEMVLLEVLGEQAYRQGHLPGAIRFQDAKEARDVIPDKETLVVAYCSNYN
- a CDS encoding HAD family hydrolase, which gives rise to MRALIFDLDGTLVDTVYAHVFAWQRAFAEVGIAIDGWRIHRRIGMSGGLFTRAVAREIGRRMSPEEVEALQRRHGELFEEFLPERRPLPGAVELLRHLRENGVVHGIATSGRHPEIDASLEALEVGPETVVVHSGDVRRAKPEPDLFLACQKRLGVESAECYVVGDAVWDLLAARRAGMLGIGLLSGGYGEDELIRAGAFRVCRDPEDLRWVLDELGVLVGDIPTGD
- a CDS encoding alpha/beta fold hydrolase, with the protein product MSGGAKELAGLLEHLHIRKTHVLKTQLGGFVAQRLALERPEPAGRLMLVKF
- a CDS encoding TetR/AcrR family transcriptional regulator, giving the protein MTRKYELKRRAEKQEETRRRITKATVELHETLGPAQTTISAIAEKAGVERLTVYRHFPDERALFTACTEHWIADNPLPDPSPWTRVADPGERLRSALAEVYAYHSRTERMIARVIRDRQVHPLTREFSEPYFQHWERMRDVLSVGWGAQGKRRQLLLAAIAHALDFQTWYSLVRQQGLDDEQAVEVMAGMVRCLMND
- a CDS encoding cupin domain-containing protein, with product MIAEKISELELMEVWYEDDPTMRIKVTFPFFLGNGTKSTAVVYFEIKPGCRLGTHTDSAEEIILVLEGTAEVSLGDERGRLSAGEMALVPAMVPHGLGNAGDETVRVVGFFSSNVVVSTFDRPMMPFGQRVVGTPPVLEEDQVASGNTGA
- a CDS encoding helix-turn-helix transcriptional regulator, with the protein product MSTRATLEEQVFTEVKRLCCAGLDGMTLLRTTAEALRRAIPIDAYCMYKIDPPSRLITQGAQKGIGGKKEARLFFENIYFEDYASGYNRLARSRDPVSLLSEVTGGRLERSIRYQEVTGPLGLGYQVSLDSTVGREIWGGMDLFRERDRPDFDPREVVLLRRISPHLGAGLKAAMLRLRAAAEPDGDGVPGVLTLNREGQVVQHTPAAERWLREVEDLGPDWREGDGLPAAVWMIVGALKRSLGPENAREKAGVPRLRIRARSGHWLTLYGSLSEPVPGQPAQTVIVIAPSRPEEVAWIDAAAYGLSPREEEVAKLVVRGLSTRQISRMLFISEYTVQNHVSNACEKVGVRSRGELVRRLFLDNLCPSLSG
- a CDS encoding cupin domain-containing protein, which encodes MSANVKYLPANGGRAFAHLGTSLVFKDEPEENGDALLLFECRMPATNGVPPHTERNNEAFYVLEGTLEIEADGERYRLGPGDFLSIRPGVLHALHNPGPGWLRALMLTSPGSQHVRFFTTLGEPIDDPLNPPQPSGPPDFEELAAVARECGMEFVRP